A single window of Priestia filamentosa DNA harbors:
- a CDS encoding amino acid ABC transporter ATP-binding protein → MIKLSGIKKSFGDQEILKDISLKVEHGKVVAILGPSGSGKTTLLRCLNYLEKPDEGTVSVGEISLNAHSVRKKEIIALRRQSAMVFQHYNLFSHKTVLQNVMEGLVVVHKMKKSIAKEQSKQMLTKVGLEDKLHHYPSQLSGGQQQRVGIARALALNPKVILFDEPTSALDPELVGEVLSVIKEIAREGITMIIVTHEMNFAREVADYVLFMDEGVIVEEGVPEQLFYKPNEERTIRFLKRLEGNDYRNQDHIVKEVHQHAL, encoded by the coding sequence ATATTAAAAGACATTAGTCTTAAGGTGGAGCATGGGAAAGTTGTGGCAATCCTTGGACCGAGTGGATCTGGCAAAACAACGTTGTTACGGTGCCTGAATTATCTTGAAAAACCAGATGAAGGCACTGTATCTGTTGGAGAGATAAGTTTAAATGCTCACAGCGTTCGGAAAAAGGAGATTATTGCGCTGCGCAGACAATCTGCAATGGTTTTTCAACATTACAACTTATTTTCCCATAAAACTGTGCTTCAAAACGTAATGGAAGGGCTTGTTGTTGTTCATAAAATGAAAAAATCAATCGCTAAAGAGCAAAGCAAACAAATGCTTACTAAAGTAGGGCTAGAAGATAAACTTCACCATTATCCAAGCCAGCTTTCAGGTGGGCAACAACAGCGAGTAGGAATTGCAAGAGCTCTTGCTCTTAACCCAAAAGTTATTTTATTCGATGAACCTACATCTGCCCTTGATCCTGAACTAGTCGGAGAAGTGCTTTCCGTTATTAAAGAAATTGCTAGAGAAGGAATTACAATGATTATCGTCACACATGAGATGAACTTTGCAAGAGAAGTAGCTGACTATGTTCTATTTATGGACGAAGGAGTCATCGTTGAAGAAGGAGTCCCAGAGCAACTATTTTATAAACCAAACGAAGAACGAACAATACGCTTTCTAAAAAGACTTGAAGGTAATGATTACAGGAATCAAGATCATATTGTAAAAGAAGTACATCAACATGCTTTATAA
- a CDS encoding amidohydrolase: MIYIKEERKMNAKVLEERLIHIYRHLHQYPELSHEEFETTSRIKEWLIDKGIRLEETALKTGVVANIGNNEGPVVAIRADIDALSIQENTDLSYASQIPGKMHACGHDFHTAAAIGAAYLLKKEEEQLRGSVRFLFQPAEEYGAGAEKVIKAGHLEDVEGIIGLHNKPDLQVGTIGIKRGPLMAAVDRFKVVINGKGAHAALPHNGSDPIVASAHIITALQTVVSRNVSPLKSAVVSVTRIEGGNTWNVIPNSVTIEGTVRTFDKEVRVHVKERFYTILENIFNTFLMEGDIKWYEGPPPLINHCSILEAIESGAKSAELKVIEPELSTAGEDFAHYLEKVPGAFAFLGTSGTEDWHHPSFTINEKALIKGAYFLYSSAKYLLQQQHDVLKI, translated from the coding sequence ATGATTTATATAAAGGAGGAGAGGAAAATGAATGCCAAAGTTCTTGAGGAACGTCTCATTCATATTTATAGGCATTTACATCAATACCCTGAACTTTCTCATGAAGAATTTGAAACAACAAGTAGAATTAAAGAATGGCTAATAGACAAAGGTATTCGCTTGGAAGAGACAGCTTTAAAAACAGGAGTTGTTGCAAACATCGGAAATAATGAGGGACCTGTTGTGGCCATTAGAGCAGATATTGATGCTTTATCCATTCAAGAGAATACCGACCTTTCATATGCTTCGCAAATACCTGGAAAAATGCACGCATGCGGTCATGATTTTCATACAGCAGCTGCTATTGGAGCAGCCTATTTATTAAAAAAAGAAGAAGAACAACTGAGAGGCAGTGTTCGTTTCTTATTTCAACCTGCTGAAGAATACGGAGCTGGAGCAGAAAAGGTTATTAAAGCAGGCCATTTAGAAGATGTAGAAGGTATTATTGGCCTTCATAACAAGCCTGACCTACAAGTCGGTACAATAGGAATTAAAAGAGGCCCATTGATGGCGGCTGTTGATCGTTTTAAAGTTGTGATCAATGGAAAAGGAGCACATGCAGCTCTTCCTCATAACGGAAGCGATCCAATTGTAGCATCAGCTCACATAATTACAGCTTTACAAACCGTTGTAAGCCGAAATGTTTCTCCGTTAAAAAGTGCGGTTGTGAGTGTAACAAGAATAGAGGGAGGAAATACCTGGAATGTTATTCCGAACTCTGTTACGATTGAGGGAACAGTGAGAACATTTGATAAGGAAGTGCGTGTACATGTCAAAGAACGTTTCTACACAATTTTAGAAAATATATTTAATACATTTCTAATGGAGGGAGATATCAAGTGGTATGAAGGACCGCCGCCGCTGATTAATCACTGCAGCATACTTGAAGCAATAGAGTCTGGAGCCAAAAGTGCTGAACTAAAAGTTATTGAACCAGAGCTTTCAACGGCAGGAGAAGACTTTGCTCATTACCTAGAGAAAGTACCGGGGGCTTTTGCGTTTTTAGGAACAAGTGGAACAGAAGATTGGCATCATCCTTCTTTTACAATAAACGAAAAAGCATTAATAAAAGGAGCTTATTTCTTGTATAGCAGTGCTAAATACCTTTTGCAACAACAGCATGATGTATTGAAAATCTAA
- a CDS encoding riboflavin kinase: METKKKVQWISKQEFGGEVIHGMKIGRKLGFPTANVASSSPSLQNGVYGVQVHLNSKKYEGIMNIGFKPTIGSDLKHTIEIHLLNFEGDLYGQHLKCIPLFYIRSEQKFSSLHSLLKQIKEDKEYARVVFRSENIDQNKRIS, encoded by the coding sequence ATGGAAACTAAGAAAAAGGTACAGTGGATTAGCAAGCAAGAGTTTGGTGGAGAAGTAATTCATGGTATGAAGATTGGAAGAAAGCTTGGATTTCCCACAGCTAATGTAGCTTCTTCATCTCCCTCGCTTCAAAATGGAGTTTATGGTGTGCAAGTTCATTTAAATTCCAAAAAGTACGAAGGTATTATGAACATAGGATTCAAACCAACGATAGGGTCTGACCTTAAACATACAATTGAAATTCACCTCCTAAATTTTGAAGGAGACTTATATGGTCAACATTTAAAATGCATTCCTCTTTTCTACATCCGCTCTGAACAAAAATTTTCTTCACTTCACTCACTTCTTAAACAAATAAAGGAGGACAAAGAATATGCAAGAGTTGTATTCAGAAGCGAAAATATCGATCAAAACAAGCGAATATCTTAA
- the ssuE gene encoding NADPH-dependent FMN reductase: MTNAVIIYGGNSKKSRLKGLFDKAEQYFKKENVLTETVFVSELPAEDLISANFHSQEIIKANEKVANAHIVVVLTPVYKAAYTGILKTYLDLLPQKGLQGKTVVPLVLGGSFGHLLSIDYAIKPVLSALGATNILSGAYVIDIQVEKVNSEHYAIEDEISERIDKLLALSINEEKRTIPVN; encoded by the coding sequence ATGACAAATGCAGTGATCATCTATGGAGGAAACAGTAAAAAATCACGTTTAAAAGGATTATTTGATAAAGCAGAGCAGTATTTTAAGAAAGAGAATGTTTTAACTGAAACAGTTTTTGTTTCAGAATTACCTGCAGAGGATTTGATTTCAGCTAATTTTCATAGCCAAGAAATTATAAAGGCTAACGAAAAGGTAGCAAATGCTCACATTGTTGTTGTCCTTACACCTGTTTATAAAGCTGCTTATACAGGTATTTTAAAAACCTATTTAGATTTGTTACCACAGAAAGGACTACAGGGAAAAACGGTTGTTCCACTTGTACTAGGAGGTTCTTTTGGACATCTACTTTCTATTGATTATGCAATAAAACCTGTACTATCAGCCCTTGGAGCAACAAATATTTTAAGCGGAGCATATGTTATAGACATACAAGTGGAGAAAGTAAACAGTGAACATTACGCTATTGAAGATGAGATAAGTGAACGTATTGATAAGTTATTAGCTTTATCTATTAATGAGGAAAAACGCACCATTCCTGTGAATTAA
- a CDS encoding RrF2 family transcriptional regulator: MKVSSKGEYALRALIVLGQKKELMSISDISDATLVTVKYLEKILLTLKKLGYVESKRGIHGGYFLSQQPEDINIGEVIRKIEGPLSPMSCASVTAYEPCALEKTCLLKPLWTLVRDTIAYVLEQTTLDDLLKGNLKPIQLN, from the coding sequence ATGAAAGTCTCCAGTAAAGGCGAGTATGCACTGCGTGCTCTTATTGTTCTTGGTCAGAAGAAAGAGCTTATGTCTATCAGTGATATTTCTGATGCAACACTTGTTACAGTAAAATATTTGGAAAAAATTTTACTTACCCTTAAGAAACTAGGATACGTAGAGAGTAAACGTGGTATACACGGAGGTTACTTCTTAAGTCAACAGCCTGAAGACATTAACATTGGTGAAGTCATTCGAAAAATTGAAGGGCCTCTTTCTCCAATGAGCTGTGCTAGTGTAACAGCTTATGAACCTTGTGCACTTGAAAAGACCTGCTTATTAAAGCCACTTTGGACTCTTGTTCGAGACACAATTGCATATGTACTTGAACAAACTACGCTTGATGATTTATTAAAAGGAAATTTAAAACCTATCCAATTAAATTAA
- a CDS encoding YezD family protein, with protein MGEKQIDQQWIDRIVQSLQGIEYGSVEIVVHDSQITQIDRLEKQRFPLQKKQQTGKLKEVKFK; from the coding sequence ATGGGAGAAAAGCAAATTGACCAACAGTGGATTGATCGTATTGTGCAGTCACTTCAAGGCATTGAATATGGGTCAGTGGAGATTGTTGTTCATGATTCACAAATTACTCAAATCGACAGATTAGAAAAGCAGCGTTTTCCTCTACAAAAGAAACAACAAACAGGAAAGTTAAAAGAAGTGAAATTTAAATAA
- a CDS encoding metal-sensitive transcriptional regulator, translating to MKEEKVVEENLCHISTERRSHHSEEVKKNLTSRLNRVEGQIRGIKGLIDKDTYCDDVITQIAAAQSALNSVSKILLEGHLKHCVVERVKNDDPEIIDELLTTMKRLMK from the coding sequence TTGAAAGAAGAGAAAGTTGTAGAAGAAAATCTTTGTCATATTTCAACTGAGCGAAGAAGTCATCATTCTGAAGAAGTAAAAAAGAATTTAACAAGTCGCTTAAATCGTGTTGAAGGTCAGATCCGTGGCATTAAAGGATTGATTGATAAAGATACGTATTGTGATGACGTAATTACACAAATTGCAGCTGCTCAATCAGCTTTAAATAGTGTCAGTAAAATATTGCTTGAAGGTCATTTAAAACATTGCGTGGTAGAGCGTGTTAAAAATGATGATCCAGAAATTATTGATGAGTTATTAACAACAATGAAGAGATTAATGAAATAA
- the copZ gene encoding copper chaperone CopZ, translated as MEKVTLNVEGMSCNHCVKAIESSVGELNGVEKVDVNLNEKAVTVEFDKDKATLDEIKETIDDQGYDVK; from the coding sequence ATGGAAAAAGTAACTTTAAACGTTGAAGGCATGTCATGTAACCACTGTGTAAAAGCAATTGAAAGCAGCGTTGGAGAACTTAATGGAGTAGAAAAAGTAGACGTAAACTTGAATGAAAAAGCTGTAACAGTTGAATTTGATAAAGATAAAGCAACACTTGATGAAATTAAAGAAACAATTGATGACCAAGGCTATGATGTGAAATAA